The following coding sequences are from one Acidobacteriota bacterium window:
- a CDS encoding prolyl oligopeptidase family serine peptidase codes for MSTRGPIGSGHLAKRFALAVSLILVLTVFQLPMFAQATTTAPPQKQTVAAPPAAQKPVTATPQAAGQKPTVAVPQVAPKTPEKAPEPPKKPLSWADQTLAQESYATPPAEVAPAVLAPRWQNVSLANPSPDKKWFLSQIGDGSVPMATFSKPFHELGGIFVDFKANRARALTIRNDVGIQIISAADGTKKTIQIPPNARVSNAVWSPDSKSVAYYVHTEDATHIWMTDITTNKARQLTTTPVLATLVSNFEFTDDSKQITTIVIPDGRKPMPVAPVAPSGPEVKVSEGTDKNRLRTFPSLMSTPYEFALLEWHTTGQLVAIDLTAPVAPVIKGRPAPPAKHIRKIGQPAMIRAIDASPDGKFIRVTTMTRPFSYIVPVGNFGQVEEVWDVDGKVLAKVTDRPLDLGTQAATAPDPSEPPAGRGSQAGKRELAWRADGQGLTYVEQEPAAPSTGGSGRAGAGRAGRGGAGAGGDQATGGARGQAPQRKDRLYQWAPPFAEKGAKVLFENNTRMNGVRYSPDMQTIFFRETSGQNTVEVAVNLQAPDQRYTLARFRTDDPAANPGTLVSTRGGGGGGRGGGGGRGGAGGGSGPVMMSPDNTGVYYQGATYDKEPEKVGPKTFIDKVTIKTGEKKRLFEGDNKDVFESVATVIDPEAGRFVVERQSSTEVPQFFLVDGPARKQLTENTDLFPDLTTAPKQRVIVERPDGIKFALSVTMPTDWKPGSPKPPAIFWLYPREFVDQDAIDRPDRTFNKNAFPSFGTRSMQFLARLGYAVVVEAPGGGLPIVGPANQQNNNYVNDLRNSLSAMIDELDRRGLVDRNRLAIGGHSYGAFTTVNAMVHTPFFKAGIAGDGAYNRTLTPLGFQSERRDLWEAPNVYLGMSPFLYANNLTGALLMYHNLADQNVGTDPTNSIRLHHALNGLGKTSALYLYPFEDHGPVARETLLDLWARWSAWLDKYVKNPVKVEKKAAPADAIDK; via the coding sequence ATGTCGACACGCGGGCCAATCGGCTCCGGCCACCTCGCGAAGCGCTTCGCACTGGCCGTTTCGCTCATCCTTGTTCTCACCGTATTCCAGCTGCCGATGTTCGCCCAGGCGACCACGACAGCGCCGCCGCAGAAACAGACCGTCGCCGCGCCACCGGCAGCGCAAAAGCCGGTCACCGCGACCCCGCAGGCCGCAGGCCAGAAGCCGACTGTTGCTGTTCCGCAGGTTGCGCCCAAGACGCCAGAGAAGGCACCAGAGCCCCCGAAGAAGCCGCTCAGCTGGGCGGATCAGACTCTTGCTCAGGAATCCTACGCGACGCCGCCGGCAGAAGTGGCTCCTGCGGTGCTCGCGCCGCGCTGGCAGAATGTGTCGCTTGCCAACCCCAGCCCGGACAAGAAGTGGTTCCTCAGCCAGATCGGCGACGGCTCGGTGCCGATGGCCACCTTCTCAAAGCCGTTTCACGAGCTCGGGGGCATCTTCGTCGACTTCAAGGCCAATCGCGCCCGGGCCCTGACAATTCGCAATGACGTTGGCATTCAGATCATCTCGGCGGCGGATGGCACGAAGAAGACGATTCAGATTCCGCCCAACGCGCGCGTCTCCAACGCTGTGTGGTCACCTGACTCGAAGAGCGTCGCGTACTACGTTCACACGGAAGATGCCACGCATATCTGGATGACGGACATCACGACCAACAAGGCCCGGCAGTTGACGACGACACCCGTGCTGGCGACGCTCGTGTCGAATTTCGAGTTTACTGACGACAGCAAGCAGATTACGACCATCGTCATTCCCGACGGCCGCAAGCCGATGCCTGTGGCGCCGGTGGCGCCAAGCGGACCCGAAGTGAAGGTCAGCGAGGGAACCGACAAGAATCGCCTGCGGACGTTTCCAAGCCTGATGTCCACGCCGTACGAGTTTGCCCTGCTCGAGTGGCATACGACCGGACAGCTCGTCGCGATCGACCTGACGGCACCCGTCGCGCCTGTGATCAAGGGCAGGCCCGCGCCACCGGCCAAGCACATCAGGAAGATCGGTCAGCCGGCGATGATCCGCGCGATTGATGCCTCACCGGACGGCAAGTTCATTCGCGTCACCACCATGACCAGACCGTTCTCGTACATCGTACCTGTCGGCAACTTCGGTCAGGTCGAGGAGGTCTGGGATGTGGACGGCAAGGTGCTGGCGAAGGTGACCGACAGGCCGCTGGACCTCGGCACGCAGGCTGCGACCGCGCCGGACCCGTCAGAACCCCCGGCGGGCCGGGGCAGTCAGGCCGGCAAGCGTGAGCTGGCATGGCGCGCCGACGGCCAGGGCCTCACCTACGTTGAACAGGAACCGGCAGCTCCAAGCACCGGTGGATCGGGCCGGGCTGGCGCCGGTCGTGCGGGACGAGGCGGAGCGGGAGCGGGCGGCGATCAGGCCACCGGTGGCGCGCGCGGCCAGGCGCCGCAGCGCAAAGACCGTCTGTATCAGTGGGCGCCGCCGTTCGCCGAGAAGGGCGCCAAGGTCCTCTTCGAAAACAACACGCGCATGAATGGCGTGCGCTACTCGCCCGACATGCAGACGATCTTCTTCAGAGAGACAAGCGGGCAGAACACCGTGGAAGTTGCGGTCAATCTTCAGGCGCCCGACCAGCGCTATACCCTCGCCCGCTTCCGGACCGACGATCCGGCGGCCAATCCGGGGACGCTCGTGTCGACGCGCGGGGGCGGCGGTGGCGGCCGTGGTGGCGGCGGCGGCCGTGGCGGAGCCGGCGGCGGTTCAGGTCCGGTGATGATGTCGCCCGACAACACGGGCGTGTACTACCAGGGTGCCACCTACGACAAGGAACCCGAGAAGGTCGGCCCCAAGACGTTCATCGACAAGGTGACGATCAAGACCGGCGAAAAGAAACGGCTGTTCGAAGGCGACAACAAGGACGTGTTTGAAAGCGTCGCGACGGTGATTGATCCTGAGGCCGGCCGGTTCGTCGTGGAGCGCCAGAGTTCCACCGAGGTGCCGCAGTTCTTCCTCGTCGATGGACCCGCGCGCAAGCAGCTTACCGAGAACACCGACCTGTTCCCCGATCTGACCACCGCGCCAAAGCAGCGCGTGATCGTGGAGCGTCCCGACGGCATCAAGTTCGCCCTCAGCGTGACGATGCCCACTGACTGGAAACCTGGCAGCCCGAAGCCGCCAGCCATCTTCTGGTTGTACCCGCGCGAATTCGTCGATCAGGACGCGATCGACCGACCCGACCGCACGTTCAACAAGAACGCGTTCCCGTCGTTCGGGACGCGCTCGATGCAGTTCCTCGCGCGCCTGGGCTACGCCGTGGTTGTCGAAGCGCCCGGCGGCGGACTGCCCATCGTCGGGCCGGCCAATCAGCAGAACAACAACTACGTGAACGATCTGCGGAACAGCCTGTCGGCGATGATCGATGAGCTCGATCGCCGCGGGTTGGTGGATCGCAACCGCCTGGCCATCGGCGGCCACAGCTACGGCGCGTTCACAACGGTCAACGCGATGGTGCATACGCCATTCTTCAAGGCGGGCATCGCGGGTGACGGCGCCTACAACCGGACGCTGACTCCGCTCGGGTTCCAGAGTGAGCGTCGCGATCTTTGGGAGGCGCCGAACGTCTACCTCGGGATGTCGCCGTTCCTGTACGCGAACAACTTGACCGGCGCCCTGCTGATGTATCACAACCTGGCAGACCAGAACGTCGGGACAGACCCGACCAACTCGATCAGGCTGCACCACGCGCTCAACGGCCTCGGCAAGACCTCGGCCCTCTATCTCTATCCGTTCGAGGATCACGGGCCCGTGGCGCGCGAGACGCTGCTCGACCTGTGGGCCCGCTGGTCGGCCTGGCTCGACAAGTACGTGAAGAACCCGGTGAAGGTGGAGAAGAAAGCCGCGCCGGCGGACGCGATCGACAAGTAG